The Plantactinospora sp. KBS50 sequence CGATGGAGGCAGCCGGCATCGGATCCGATCCCGGCTGGACCTCGAACTCGCCGGGTTGGTCACCATCCCCGACCGGTTGCGCGCCGAACCGGCGGCGCAACCGGGGGCGGGGATCGATCCGGAATTCCGGGTCGGACTGCGGGCCATGCTGCTGGCCACCGCGGAGCGGGAGGGCCTCGGGCGCCGGCCCGGCACCGAGGCCGCGACCGAGCCGGACCGGGCGGCATGGCGCAACCGGCTGGCCCGGCTCAACGGGGGCCGGCTGCCCCGGCTCAACGCGCGCCGGGCCCGGGCACGGGCCGCCTTCGTCGTCGGGATCGCGGCCGGCGCCATCGCGGTGTCCGGCATCTCGGCGGCCAGCGAGGACGCCGTACCCGGCGATGCGCTGTACGGGATGAAGCGCTCCGCCGAGCGGGCGCAACTGGCGCTGAGCGGCTCGGACACCAGCCGGGGCCAGCTCTTCCTGGACTTCGCCCGGACCCGGCTCACCGAGGCGGCGACCGTGGCGAACGGTCTGGGTTTCGGCGCCGTCCTCGACGACATGGACGCGGACACCCGGCAGGGCGTACGGCTGCTCACCACCTCGGCGGTGCAGCACCGCGACCAGCACGGCCTCGACCTGGTCGGTACCTTTCTCGTCGGGCAGCGCCGGCAGGTGAACGCGCTTGCCGCCGGCGCCGACGGGCCGACCCGGGAACGGGTGGCGGCCTCGCTCGCCCTGCTGGACGAGATCGGTGCCCGGACCGCGGCGCTCTCCGTCGGACTGTCCTGCGGTGCCGAGCCCTCGATCCGGTCCGACGCGCTCGGTCCACTGCCCCGGACCTGCCCGGTCGTCCACGAGTCGACCGCCGCCGAGTCCGCCGAGCCGACCACCGGCAGGTCCGCCGAGCACCCCGCGGGTCAGCCGCGGGGCATCCGGACCAGCCCGGCCGGCCCGACCGCCGTGGCGCGGGACGAGGAGATGGGCTCGGCCACGCCGCAACCGGCCGCGCCGGTGCAGGACTGACCTCGCATCCGTCCTGGTGACGGGCATCTCCGGTGCCGCCTGTCCGGGCCGACTACCCTTCGAAGAGGGGACGGCACGGCAGACGAGGGGGCCAGCGGGGTGGGGCGTACCCGGAAGGTGACGATCAGCACCGACCAGCACGGCCATACGGTCGGCTGGGCGCCGGCGGCCGCCGGGCCTGAGCTTCGCGCCCTCGCCCGGCCCGCGGCGTTCTTCGACATCGACAACACGATGCTGCGCGGCGCGTCGATCTACTGGTTCGCCCGCGGCCTCGCGGCCCGCGGCCATCTCACCGTCGGTGACCTGGCCCGGTTCGGCTGGCAGCAGTTGCGGTTCCGGCTGCTGGCCACCGAGAACAGCGGCCACATGTCCGGCGCCCGGGAGGCGGCGCTCGCCTTCGTCGAGGGCTGGCCGGTGGCCGAGATGGAGCAGCTCACCCGGGAGATCTTCGACGAGCTCATGGCCCCGCGGATCTGGGCGGGCACCCGGGCGCTGGCCCAGCGGCACCTCGACGCGGGCGAACGGGTCTGGCTGGTCAGCGCCGCGCCCGTGGAGATCGGTCGGGCCATCGCGACCCGGCTCGGCCTGACCGGGGCGCTCGGCACGGTGGCCGAGATCCACGCTGGCCGGTACACCGGCCGGCTGGTCGGGGATCTCATGCACGGCACCGTCAAGGCGGACGCGATCACCCAGCTCGCCACGGCCGAGGGTCTCGACCTGGCCCGGTGCACGGCCTACAGCGACTCGTCGAACGACATCCCGATGCTCTCGGCGGTCGGTCACGCCGTGGCGGTCAACCCGGACGCCGGGCTGCTGCGGGTGGCCCGGGATCGTGGCTGGCCGGTCCGGGACTTCCGCACCGGACGCAAGGCCGCGCGGATCGCCGTACCGTCGACGGTCGCGGCCGGGGCGCTCGCGGGGATGGCCACCGCGGGTCTGGCGCTGCGGCGCCGGCACGCCCGGTAGGCCACCCGGGCGACCCACCCGCCCGCGCCCTGGCGGCC is a genomic window containing:
- a CDS encoding HAD family hydrolase, producing MSGPTTLRRGDGTADEGASGVGRTRKVTISTDQHGHTVGWAPAAAGPELRALARPAAFFDIDNTMLRGASIYWFARGLAARGHLTVGDLARFGWQQLRFRLLATENSGHMSGAREAALAFVEGWPVAEMEQLTREIFDELMAPRIWAGTRALAQRHLDAGERVWLVSAAPVEIGRAIATRLGLTGALGTVAEIHAGRYTGRLVGDLMHGTVKADAITQLATAEGLDLARCTAYSDSSNDIPMLSAVGHAVAVNPDAGLLRVARDRGWPVRDFRTGRKAARIAVPSTVAAGALAGMATAGLALRRRHAR